The Rufibacter sp. DG15C region CACACCACCTAACCCTTGAAACTTCAGCCTGCAAATCCTCTCTCAGAAGAGGACCTGATCAAAGGTGCCGTAGCCGGAAAACGAGAGGCGCAGCACCAACTGTACCAGCGGTATGCAGGCAAGATGCTGGCCGTGAGTAAACGGTATGCCCGCACAGATTTTGAGGCCGAGGATATTTTGCAGGACGCGTTCTTGAAAGTGTTTACCTACCTCAAGAATTTTAAGGGGGAGTGCCCGCTGGAATTCTGGGTCAAGCGCATTGTCATCAACACCGCGCTCAAGCACCAGCACAGCAACCGGCACCTCACGGTGACCGACCAGGAGGAGGAATGGGACGAGGCTTCTGAACAGGAAAATTTTGACAGCCAGCATGGGTATGAAGAATTGTTGCAATTGGTTAGGGAGCTGCCGCCGCGGTACCAAGCGGTCTTTAACTTGTATGCCATTGAAGGCTTTTCGCACAAAGAGATTGGCGAAATGCTGGACATTACAGAAAGTACCTCTAAGTCTCAATATTCCCGGGCCCGCGCCAGCTTGCGCCAAGCCCTGTCGAATTTAGAAAACCAATACCATGAAAGAGTCATCGGCTGAGGATAACAAACGGAACCGCCGCGTGGAGGACGTCTTCCGCGAAGGCTTTGAGGACGCGCAAGTGCCCCCAGCGGCACGGCTATGGGACAACCTGGACCAGGCCTTGGAGAACCAGGAGTTAAAGCACTACCGCAAACAGGCCTTCTGGTACCGCTCTGTGGCGGCCGCCTGCCTACTCTTGTTGTTAACCGCAGGTGCTTACCTGTGGCAGCAAGACCAAAGCCTGTTCGGCACGGGCCAAGGCCCATTGGCGAAAGCTCCATCTAGTACTACTACTCCCTCGGAGCAATCAGCATCTGCCAAGCAGGATAAGTCATTAGAATCTGTACCAGAAGAATCAACAGCCAGGAATTCCGTTTTTGGCTCAATTCCTGGAAAACAAGCCAAAAACGAAATCGCTAGCAATGCTCCATTGGCTAAGTCAGGTAATGAATTACTTTCTGCGCCCATAGAAAATGAGTCTACTAGACTGTCTGGTTCAACTACAGATAAAGTTGCCGCCAATGCACCTCAGCGTGGTCGTAGTTCATCTGTGGCTTCAAGCAGAGGAGGGGAAGATAAACGTGATCAACTAGCAGTCGCCTCCATTACTCAAAACTCTGGTAAAGCAGCTAAGGGCAAAGAGGCATCACGCATAACTGGCGAAACTTTCACCACGTTAGAGAGTGCCGTTGCCAAGCAGCCATTAACTACTTCAGTAGCATCACTTGCTACTTCCAACACAAGTGCCGTGAATACCTCAGACTCTTTGTTAAATAGTAGAGTAGCAACTGTCCTATATCAGGGAGACGGCAACAGCTTACAGATGGCTAAAGTAGAAGTAGCGCCTGCTGCCTCTGCTATCCAGCCAGATAAAAAAACAATGCAGAAGGGTTGGATAGTGTCTCTGGCCTATACGCCTATGTATGCCTATGCCCCAATTTCTGTGGGTGAGGCGCCTAGCCGGCAGGGCATGAAAATGTCTGAAGAGCAACAGCTCATGTATGAGCAATATGACCAGGCTTTGGAAGAGTATAGGGACAGCTATTCGCCCTCTTATTCTTACAGCGCCAAGGTAGGAGCGGGCTATCAGATAAATGACCATTGGCAGATAGAGTCGGGTTTTATGTACGGGCACAATGAAGCTACTACCACCCATTCGTTCTTGATCACCAAGGCCAGCGACATGCGCATCAATTCACTAGTGCCCTTCGTGAACAAACCTGAACCCATTGTGAAAGTGGCCTTTGAGCCAGAATTGGTGAATAACCTAGAGGCAGTGACCCCAACAGAGCAATACCAGACCCGGTACAAATACCAGCAGATAGGAGTGCCGTTGCGCATTGCCTACCGCAAAAGCATCAGCAAGGTATTTGCCTTTGTGTCTGGGGGCGTGAACC contains the following coding sequences:
- a CDS encoding outer membrane beta-barrel protein, which produces MKESSAEDNKRNRRVEDVFREGFEDAQVPPAARLWDNLDQALENQELKHYRKQAFWYRSVAAACLLLLLTAGAYLWQQDQSLFGTGQGPLAKAPSSTTTPSEQSASAKQDKSLESVPEESTARNSVFGSIPGKQAKNEIASNAPLAKSGNELLSAPIENESTRLSGSTTDKVAANAPQRGRSSSVASSRGGEDKRDQLAVASITQNSGKAAKGKEASRITGETFTTLESAVAKQPLTTSVASLATSNTSAVNTSDSLLNSRVATVLYQGDGNSLQMAKVEVAPAASAIQPDKKTMQKGWIVSLAYTPMYAYAPISVGEAPSRQGMKMSEEQQLMYEQYDQALEEYRDSYSPSYSYSAKVGAGYQINDHWQIESGFMYGHNEATTTHSFLITKASDMRINSLVPFVNKPEPIVKVAFEPELVNNLEAVTPTEQYQTRYKYQQIGVPLRIAYRKSISKVFAFVSGGVNLNLLLNNRIESDNPDVQAKRYHYKDEASPFRAWQWAAATSAGIGYQVNRKMSLTVAPELTYSFSSALKESQTQTDPYQVGVSIGGKYRLSK
- a CDS encoding RNA polymerase sigma factor; the encoded protein is MKLQPANPLSEEDLIKGAVAGKREAQHQLYQRYAGKMLAVSKRYARTDFEAEDILQDAFLKVFTYLKNFKGECPLEFWVKRIVINTALKHQHSNRHLTVTDQEEEWDEASEQENFDSQHGYEELLQLVRELPPRYQAVFNLYAIEGFSHKEIGEMLDITESTSKSQYSRARASLRQALSNLENQYHERVIG